ATATCAGGCCGAAGACGGCACCACGTTTGACGTGACGTTTTCGATTGATGCTGAGGTGCCCGAGCATTGGACCGACCTTCCGACCGGCAAGGTTGGCATCCTACTTGACTCGGGTGGCGATCCAATCGTCCCCGCCGATGCCGGCGAGGAGAAGGTGGCGCGCAGCCACTGGGACATGCTGCTCGAACGGCGGTCACGCGAGGAACTCGAAGAGCTACTCAACGAACGGCTCGCATATCTTCGCAGCCGCCGCGGGACCGGCGATCCCATCGATAAGTAACCTGCCGTCCTGATTTATTCGGGAAGACGCTCAGCCAACGTGCCGCATGCAACGGTCACTCTGGTTGGGCGTCTTTTTCGGTTAACGACGTGTTGCGTGTGCGTCGGATGCGGATCGTGTTCCCGATGGCAACGACCGCAGCGGAGACCGCACCGAGGGCTGCGATGATAAGCAGGATCGTTTGCAGCGGCAGACCTATGGCGATGCCCGGTGTGACTCCGCTGACCCGGTCAATGTCCTCAACCATCGTGCCGGGAACGTGTGTGTCAAGTCGGTCGGCGAAGCTGCCATCCGGCAGAATCACGGCGCTCGTGCCAACCGTCGAGATATTGACCACGGTGCGGCCTGTCTCAATCGCCCGAAGCTGCGCGATCGCGAGCTGCTGCACGCTTTCGTCAGTATGCCCAAAATCGGCATTATTCGTTTGTGCAAGGATGAACTCCGCGTCGGTGTTCACCATTTCGCGCGCGAGGCTATCGTCAACGATATCGAAGCAGATGGAGAGTCCGACTCGCCAGTCTCCTATGTCAACAGTCGCGGGACGTGTGCCCGGCGTGTATTCAAGCTGCACCATGTCAACCAGGTCTGGCGCAAGGGCATGGTAGAAGTCCCTGTGTGGCATGTACTCGGCAAACGGCACCGGGTGCTTCTTGTCGTACTGCCCAACTACTCCCCTGCCAGCTTCCCAGACGAGTGAGCTGTTGAAGTAACGGTCTCCGTCTTTGGTGATCGTACCAAACACGATGGGAACGTCGAGGTCGCGAGCGAGCGTTTCGATCATGGACGCCGCATCCTCGACCCGATTGGGGTCCAGATCGGATGCTCCTTCTGGCCACACCACCAGGTCAACGTTGCTGTCTGCGAGTGTCAGTGATTCGGTGAAATGTGAGTTAATCGAGTCCCACGGCTGACGATCATCAAAGATCCCTGACTTGGTGTTCCCCTGCACCGCCCCAATTCGCACGGTTCCCTCTACGGGGAGTGCATACACAGGCACAACAGAGAGCATAAGCCCAAGCAGAACAGGGGCAAGGACAAGGATGCGAGGGGCCGTCACATATTGCCCTGGCGCCACGAGTTGTTGTCGATAGAGCGCAACTGCGCAGAGGATGAAGGACACAAGGAACACCATCACAAAGCTCAATCCGGAAATGCCGATCCACGAGGCAAGCGCACCGAGCGGGCCATTTGACTGGGTTACCGCGACCCGACCCCAACCAAATCCGCCGTACGGCCAGCTCCCGGCAACCGTCTCTTTTGCGAGCCACAGCCCTGCAAGAACAACGGGAAGAAGTGCAAGGGTGACTCCGTTTCGGTGTCGGAACAGCCTCGGGAGGTATCGAGTGACAAGTGCGATCAACGCGCCAAAGACGACGTGCCAAAACATCATGAAAGCGGCAAGTGCAGCCCACGGAACTGGGCCGAGGTAAAGGGTCAGCCAGAAAATATTCGGCATCCAGAAGGCGGCGCCACCAAGAAGGCCGAGCAGTGCGCCGGCCCAGAAGGTGCGTCCCCAAAGCGGCGCGATAAGCAACGCAATTGCAGGAAAAGCGACTGGCCACCAGGCAAGCTCAGGCGACGCAACGTCGAGCAACAGGCCGCCGAGGATCGCGAGGGCACCGGCTAACCATCTGTTCTGGATGAGCACGGAAGCCGACGATGGCAACCCCTGGTGGTCGGAACGAGAATCAGGCAAGGTCAAGCTTCGACCACCGACGAGTACGCAACGATACCGGTACGAAGGGCCTCAACTGCCTTCCTTGCAACCTTCGCGGTTGCGGCTGGGGCGACAATAGCCACTTGCTCAAGCAGGTCAACCGTTTGTTTCGTTGACCGAACAAAGTCGCCAGCTGCCATATCGGCCTCGCGAAGGACAAGACTCAGGTTGTCTCCCCTTGCCCAGGCATACATCGCGTTGCAGAGGCCAAGAGCGGGCTGGTCGGTACCGGGGAGTTTGTGGCGGCGTTCGACGTCATCCAGTCTGGCCCAGGCCTCGGTTGTGAGACGCAAGGCCTCACGGAACGGGCCCTTTGGCAGGTAGTTCTCTCCCACGGATTCCTCACGGCGGGGCTCGTAAACCAGCGCGGCACACAGTGCGGCCATTGCCGGCACATCAATGCCCTTCCAGTAATCGTTGCGGAGACACTCTGCGATGAGCAAGTCCCTTTCGCCGTATATGCGTTTGAGGGTACGACCCCACTCGCCCAGTACAACGGAACTCTCCTGGCTTGATGGCTGTGCGGAAGTTGTGTCGTCGAGGGCAGCATCAGGAAGTGAGGTTTCGGCTACGGCCGTTGAAACCTCAAGATAGCCAAGCTCGGTTAGGACATCCGTTACCCGGTCAAACACCGTGGCAACCGCCCCGGTGCGCGAGGCGATCTGACGACTCAGGTCCTGCTTCTTTGCGTTGAGTTTGACCCAACGCTCGGCCCAGCGAGCATGCAGTTCACGGTCTTTACACGAGTGACACGGATGCTGTTTCATCTCAGCACGCAGTCGATTGATCTGCGCGGCACGCTCTGCTTGATCGCCCGCCGGCGTGGCGGTGCCACGAACCGATAAGCGCTCCCAGCGCCCCAGTTCTTCGCGGATGCGTGCGTAGCTGATAAAGTCGCCGCGGTCGCAAGCCATTGAGGTTTCGTAGCCTTCGAGGGAATCCTCGTACTGGCGCACAGTTCGTGCCATGGAGACAACGGCACGGTCGGCTTGAAACTGGGCAAACGAAGACTCCAGGATTTCGCGTGTGCGTTCGCGACCATAGCGATCGATGAGGTTGACCGCCATGTTGTAGGTTGGGCGGAAACTTGAGTTCATCGGGTAGCTTCGGCGGGATGCGAGCGCTGCGGCCGCGTGCGGGTCAAACCCGTCGTGCCATACGAGTACCGAATGGCCCTCAACATCAATTCCACGACGGCCGGCTCGACCGGTGAGCTGCGTGTACTCCCCCGGTGTGATCGGCACGCGTGCCTCGCCATTGAACTTTTCGAGCTTCTCAAGCACCACGCTTCTCGCCGGCATATTGATGCCAAGAGCCAACGTCTCAGTTGCAAACACGATGAGAACAAGCCGCTTTTTAAAGAGCTCCTCGACGATCTCCTTGAAGGCAGGAAGCATGCCAGCGTGGTGGGCTGCGATACCCCGCTCGAGGCCGCTCAGCCACTCCCAGTAACCAAGAACGGCAAGGTCAGCGTCTGGGATGTCCTTGGTGCGTTCCTCGACGATCTCACGGATCTCGTCAGCCTCCTGCTGGGTCGTCAGGCTGATGCCGTCCCTGAGCAGTTGTTGAACGGCTTGATCGCAGCCGACTCGGCTGAAGATGAAGAAAATTGCCGGCAAGAGACGAGCATCCCACAGGTCCGCCACCACCTCGCTGCGCCTTGGCGACAGCGAGGTCTTGTAATCGTGCCGACGCGTTCCTTGCTCCCGACCGCGTTGGTTACGGCCACGCTGGTTGCGGCCACCGCCTTGGTTTGGTCTTCCTCTCGCCTCGGACTGTGCAAGCCTGACGAGCTCGGGATTCACCCTGGCATCCGCGCTGGTCGCGTCACCGCCAACAGGATCAAAGAGCTCTGTCAGCCCAGATCGTGTCACGACATGCTGATCAAGCGGAACAGGGCGATGCTCGGAAACAATGACGTCGGTGTTGCCTCGAACGGCCTGCAGCCAGTCACCAAATTCCTCTGCGTTTGACACCGTCGCGCTGAGCGAAACCATCGCAACCGAAGCCGGAAGATGGATGATGATTTCTTCCCATACCGCGCCCCTGAACCGGTCGGCGAGATAGTGAACCTCATCCATCACGACGCACGAGAGATTGCGCAGCAGTGTCGAATCCGCGTACAGCATGTTGCGAAGCACCTCAGTGGTCATGACAACGATGCGGGCCGTTGCGTTCACATTGGTGTCACCGGTCAGCAATCCAACGTTTTCAGGACCGTATTCGGCAACTAACTCGTTGAACTTTTGATTGCTCAGCGCCTTGATTGGTGCCGTATAGAACACCTTATCCGTGGCCCCGCTCATCGCGAGGAAGATCGCGAACTCGGCAACAACGGTCTTACCGGCCCCCGTTGGTGCGGCGACAAGAACGCTGTTTCCGTCTTCGACGCTTTCACAGGCCGCAACCTGGAACGGATCAAGCCCAAACTCGGACATTGTGATGAACTCGCGCGTCCTCGGATGTTTTGCACCCTGTGCGGCGCGCGCGTAACGCTCGGCCGGCGAGAGTTCTTGGTCGTCGTGAACAGTCATTGTGCAGCTCCCCGCTGTGAGAAAGGGCCAGAGCCGCTAGGCCGGGTCAGTGAGATCGTAATCGGCCAGGAGGCCTTTTTGCTTTTTCGCAAGTCGTCTATCGTGCAGATAGGCAATGCCGGCTGCGAGCAGATAGAGCAGGATCATCGGTATCGCAAGGAAGAGCATGCTCAAGACATCCGCTGCAGGCGTTGCCATCGCGGTAAAGAGGACGATCACGAGGATAGCGACGCGCCACGACTTGATAATTGACTTTGCCGTCAGCACCCCAACAAAGTTGAGCAAAACCAGCAGCACGGGAAGCACAAACGCAACACCAACCACAATGATGAGCCGAAGCGCAAAGTCGAAGTACTGCCGCGCGTTGAGGCGAGCGGCATCCTCAGCCGGGGCAAAACCCGTCATGAGGTTCACGATGTTTGGGAAGACGATCCAGCCCGCATAGCAACCCGCAAAAAACAGCGGCACTGCTGCGGCAAGAAACGCAATGGCGTATCGCTTCTCATTGCGTTTGAGGCCGGGAGAAAGAAACGCCCAGACCTGATAGAGCCAGAACGGTGCCGAAAGGACAAAGCCGATAATGAGCGAGATTTGCAGCTTCAGGTCAAACGCGCCGGTGATGTCGGCGTAGTTCAGCTCGGCTTCGCGGTTCTGCTGCTCGGCAATCGTGAAGATGGGCTCACGGAGCGCGTCCCAGACAAAATCGGAGAGAAACCATCCGACGACCATGCACAGAACAATCGCGATGGCAGCGCGAAACAGCCGCTTACGCAGCTCAATGAGGTGCTGCCCCAGAGACATCCGCGCTTCGCGGGATTTCTGGGGCTTCGCTGAAGCTCCCAACGAAGGCGGCTAGTGCTGTGTTGGGGTGTTCGGCTGAGTACCGTCGCTTGGTGCGGCGGCCTCCGGAGCGACGTTCTGCGCAGCCCCGTTCGCAACAGTGCCAGGTGCGGCTGGCGCCTGACCTGCTGCGGCATTTGGTGCGGATGCATCTGGAACGTTGTCACTCTTGATCTCGTTCTTAAAGATCTTCATCGACTGCCCCATGCTGCGAGCCAACGCAGGAAGCTTCGTTGCGCCAAAAAGTAGCAGCACAACGAGGATGATGATCACCGCGTGCCACCCGCCAAAGTTTGCAAGCATTAGGAATTCCGTTTCGTTATAAAGCAAAAAGTCATCACAAGTCTAACCTATGACTCCTGGGCGAAAACTTACGATCCGTAGAGGTCGAGCGCGGCTTTGGCCCACGACGACACTGCGGTGCGCGCCTCGGGAGGATCAACAATGCTGAGCTCGGCGCTGTGCGTGGAAGCGAGCCTCGTAATGCCCGCGAAGCTTGACACTCGGATGCGGGCAAGGGCCCGCTCGCCGATCGCCGGCGGCGGCAACAGCACTGGTCGCTTTGCGTTCTGTGCCGTCACGGGCGCCTCCGGATCAAAAATCACGGGCTGGAAGTCTTGAATGAGGCTGAATCCAGCTGCACTCACGTCGAGGGTTACAACCTGCTGGCTGGCATCCTGTTCAAGAAACTCGGGATCATATGCTTCACGGCGATGCGTCGGATCGATCGTTTCGCCAAGTTGCACAGCGGTCATGCGGTCGAGTCGAAACATCCTCGGAGCCTCACGGAGGTGATCCCAGCCGCGGAGATACCAGACATCGTCTGTCGAGACGACTTCTTGGGCATCAACCGTACGCTGGGCCTGTTCCCCATCAGCGTTTCGGTAGTAAAAATCCAATTGGCGGCCTTCGGCGACGGCCTGACGCGCCAGCGTAATCCGCTGCTCGCCGGCGGAGCCAGCAAATTCGTGAGGGGCTATGCTCACCGTCGAGAGAAGCGGTCCATCTGCTCCCCCGCGCAGCTTTTGCATGAGGAGGTCGATGTCTCCTGAATCACGGAACTCAGGAAGGCCAGAAAGGTACTGGAGACCGGCGAGCAGCGCCGCTATCTCAGAGGTGGAGAAGCGCGGAACATCTTCGATGCCAACATAATTGCGCAGAACCACCTCGTCGTGCTGCTCGAGTGCATCCCAGTCGATGTCGAACAGGTCACTGTGCTGGTACGTTGACGTGTCGCCTGGAAGACCGGCTGTTCCGAGAAACGGAACAATCGAACGAACGTAGGCGGGCGCTACGTCAAAATCATTGGCGACCTCTGTAACGGTCACGACTCCGCGGTCGATGAGATAGGGAACGAGGCTCAGCAGGAACGTGAGCTTATCGGTTGCGACCAGTGGCTGAGGTTTAGCCATGCGCGCTCACCGCCCTTCGGAGACGCCGGATGACGAGATCACGCAGTTCAGCTGGCTCGATAACCGTCGCCTCTGGGCCGTAGCCGGCGAGCTCGTCTGCAAATACGTGGGCATCCACATAGGGAACGGAAAGCGTGATCAGGGCGGTCGAGTCGTCGATTCCAACTGGAGAGTCGCCCTCGCTCGCCTTCGCCGCGCGCTCAGCGAGCCGAACGGCAGCATCTGTGTTCCGAAGTACCCTGACCGTCGCGTGCTGACGATCGGCAATGGCCTGCAGCTCAGAGAAGAGGTGACCAGCGTAATCAAACGAATCGTCATAGTTGTAGTCGGGTGCAGAAACCTGCGAGACGGGTGAAACCATTCGCGAGAGCAGGAATGTTCGGGGCGCGTGCATCGCCCAGTCGTACGAGTAGAGGTGCCAGCGCGACTCAAAGCTGACCAGCGCGAGTGGTACAACCTCTCGTGTGAACACGGCAGGAATTCCGGGCTTTGCATACTGGAATGACACGGTGTGGCGCTGCTGAATGGCCTCAAGCAACGCCGGAAATGCCGCGTCTCGAGTGTGCACTCGGGGCGAGTATCCGATCAGCGCGGAATCGGGGGTAACGCCGAGCGACGTTAGCTTCATCAGCGAGCGGCGGGACTCAGCCGAGAGCGAGCCCTCACGCCAAACCGTTGAAGCGAGCGCAAGGAGCGCGCGCTCCCGAGCGTCAAAACTCACATCTGCGGGAAGCTCGTAGCCCTCTTTGAGGATGCGGTACCGCATGAGCTGGGTATTGCCGGCTTCTTCCGGCGAGTCAATCGTATCGAGGGGGATGCCGAGTTCGCGCAGGCTGTCTTTGTCCCGCTCGAATTGGCGTTCGAGTGAGGCATTATTGCCCGACTCGTCATAGCGATCCGAGTAGCCGTACACCGACGACAAGATCTGCTGCTTTGTGAGTCCTGTCGTGCTCGCAATGAGCGCGAGCACCATGCTGAACAGTCGTTTCTCCGAAGAGATCGAGCGTTGCTGAGGGGCAGCCACCGTTCTCCCTTCGTCGCGGTGAAACAAGCAGGGCGGATGCCCGGAAAACGGCCTAAGACGCGCTCAGCACATCGATCACAAAGATCATGGCTTCGTCGCCAGGCACAATCGCAACGATCTGCGATCCGACGGTCGAACCAATGATTGCTTCGGAGAGGTCATCGCCCTTGGCGACGGGAACAGCGCGGGGCTGACCGTCATCCCAGGTCGAGCCAACGACAGCTTTGGTGTTCCAGTTCACCTGGAGAATCTGCAGCAGTACGGTATTTCCATCGGCAACAACCTGGGCCGTATCTTTGCCAGGCGCGCGAACATCACCAGTTACACGGGTTGCCGAAACAAACTTCTCGGGGGCGGCCTGATTTGGCAGCGTGAGTCCAGGCTGTCCGTCTGGTGTGGTCACAACGGCAGGGAAATCATTCGGCAAGTCATGAACTGCGCCGGTTGCTTTGTTTGGGCTTGCCGAAACAACATCAGCAACCATCACCAGCTTGCCGTCCTTGCCAAGCTGCGGAAAGTACATCGCGGCGTCGTCTGCTGACACGCCAAGGTCAGTTGCCGAAAGCGTCACAGCAATACGTGAACCAACGGGGGTACACGCCAGCGCGCTCTGGAGGTTGTTGAGCTCGCCGCTTGCCGGAACCATCGCCATTTGTGGGGTGCCGGAGTCGTAGGTATTCAAGATTGGGTCACCGGTGACACCATCGAAGAGCACCTGATTGAAGGTAACAATGTCGCCCTTGTTTACAACGTTCCCGTCACCAAGTTCAAGGACGCTACGTTCAGAAGAGGTGCCATAGGCAGGAGTTGGGAACGTCACCTTTGGCGATTCTCCAAAGCTGTTGCTTACGGAGATGCTGTCAGATCCCTGGCCCGACTTGAGTAGCGGCTCGCAGCCGGCAACCTGATCGGATGGCGTGCTGCTGCACGCGGTGAGCGACAGGGTGATGACTGCTGCGGCAAGGACGGCTACGTGGCGCACTGATACTCGATTCATGAAAGGCATTGGGAGAGAAAACGACCCAGCAGAAAGTCTATCCGACGTCGGGGGCGGAATCGTCATCGGAAGCGGCGCTGCGCGCATCCGCTTCCCGACGAGTCCGTGAGTGTGAGGCACCGGTCTGAGCCTGGCGAACGTTCTTGCGAAGGTATTTATCGCTCTTGTCGCGAAGACCGAGCGCTCCTGGGGTCCAGGCTTCGACGTCCTCCGCGGAGAAATCAGATTTTGAGGGACGGCGCTTGAGCTCTGGAAGCACCGTGCCGGGAGCAAGTCGTCGGGCGGTAATCAGGAATCCGGTGTGGGCAATCATGCGGTGATCAGGACGAACCGCAAGGCCTTCAACATGCCAACCGCGCACCATGGTCTCGTTTGACTGGGGATTAGTGAACATTCCGGTCGCGCGAACGGCCTCTGCAACCCGCGAGAGCTGGGTCACTGTTGCGACGTAACAGAGGATGACCCCGCCCGGTTTGAGTACACGTGCCGAATCCTCGATGCACTCCCACGGCGCGAGCATGTCGAGCACAACACGATCAACCGTGTGTTCTTCAAAACGAGACTCAAGCTCATCCTGCAGATCACCAACGGTGACGCTCCAGTTTTCTGGCATGTAGCCGAGGAACGTTTCGACGTTACCGCGCGCGATTTCGGCAAATTCCTCGCGACGTTCGAAGGACGCGAGCGTGCCGGTTGGGCCAATGGCCCTGAGCAACCAGGAGGACAGTGCTCCGGACCCTACGCCGGCCTCGACGACCGTGGCGCCGGGAAAGATATCGGCCTGGGCCAAGATCTGTGCGCTATCTTTCGGGTAGATGATGGCAGCACCACGCGGCATTGACATCGCAAAGTCGCTCAGGAGCGGCCGGAGGGCAAGGTATGGCTCCCCCGTTGTGTTGCTGATGACCGAACCGTCTGGCACGCCAATGAGCGAATCGTGTTTGATGACACCGCGGTGGCTGTGAAATTCTCCACCAACCGTCAAGGTAATCGTGTGGACCTTGTTTTTCGGACCCGTGAGCTGCACACGGTCGCCAATCTGAAACGGCCCGCTAAACGGCAGCGGCGTGTTGGCTGACTCGGTTGATTCAGTCACTGAAGCGTTCTCCTAGGAAGGGTTTGCGCCGCCGGGTGTGGCGGTCGAGTTGGGGCCGCGGTGTGCGGCAAAGAGCTCGGCAATGTCTGTAGCCGTCTTGCCCTCAAGGGTTGGCCAGAGCGCGTGTGAATCTGTGTTGTCGAGGCTGAGGAGATGAGGGATGCCAAGGGCGACAGCACCTGATGCCCACGCCGCGCGCAATCCATTGATCGAGTCCTCGAGCGCCACGCAGTTGGCAATGTCTACTCCAAGAGCTTCTGCCCCCATGAGGTACGGATCCGGGTGTGGCTTTGCGTTTGGTACCTCGTCGCCAACAATCAGGTGCTGAAAGGCAGGAACGGGCAGCAATGCGAGAATCTTCTCGGTCAAGACTCGGGTAGACATTGTCACCAAGGCCACCGGTATGTTGTGAGCGTGCAGGTCCTCAAGCAACGAGAGTGCACCTGGGCGCCACGGCATACTTTCGGGAACGAGCATGTCGGAAACCGCTTGGGTTAGCGTCTCTACGATCTCGTCGGCGCCGAGCGTAATGCCGGCTCGCTGGAGCACAACTGCGGCATCCCACAGCCCCATACCCGTCATTGCTCTGCGATCGTCGTCAGTGAGGACTGCGCCGTATTGCTCGGCGAGACGGTCCTCGGCAATATTCCAGAACGGCTCGGTATCTATGAGGGTGCCGTCCATGTCCCAGAGAACTGCGGCGGGTAAAAGTTGAGTCACAAGGAACGAGTCTACCCAGTTAGGCAGCGGGTGCGAGATTCGAGGTGTCGGCCAAGTCAACACCGAGGAGGGCCATGATGCTGCTGCGGACCAGCGCTACGTCATCGACTCCCCCAGCGAGAGCCTGGTGGGCGGCTGCGTCAATAGCCCCGATCGCCGACGCCGCGTCGAGGTCATTTGCCAGCGAAACGCGGATGTTGTTAAGCAGCTGACCAGCGTCAACGGCAGGTCCGTTGGCTCCCTGACCGTCAGCTGATGGCGAGAAGGCACGCATCCACAGGGCAAATCGATCGGTTGCCTCGCCAAGTCGAGCATCCGTCCACTCCCAGGCGGTGCGATAGTGGCTGGCCATGATGGCCAAGCGGATGACACTCGGATGCACTCCGGAACGGCGAAGTTTTGAAACAAAGACGAGGTTGCCACGCGATTTACTCATCTTCTCGCCCTCGTAGGCGACGAGCGCAACGTGGTTGAATACCTTGGCAAGCGGTTGGCCGTTCAAGGCAAGCGCGTGTCCAGCGCTGAAGTCGTGATGAGGGAAAACGAGGTCGTAGCCGCCTCCCTGCACAGAAATATTGCTGCCAAGCGCGTCAACCGCGATAACAGAACACTCAATATGCCAGCCGGGGCGGCCTCTACCAACGGGGCTATCCCATGCAGGTTCGCCAGCACGCTCCGCGCGCCACAGAAGCGGATCGATGGGATCACGCTTCCCGTCGCGGAGTGGATCTCCCCCTCGTTCGGCGCTCAACTCATCAAGTTCGGGGCGATCGTACGGAGTCGTTGACCCGACCGTCCAACCCGGGGTCAGCGTCTCGTGTGAATCGAAGTACAGATCGCCCTGAGTCCCCTCAACGGCAACACGATAGGCGAATCCGGAATCCTCGAGCCGCTTGACCCCATCTGCGATCGCGTCAATCTGCTCCGTAACGCCGACATAGGCGTCTGGCGGAAGCATCGAAAGGGCCGCCATGTCTTCGCGGAACAGGTCGATCTGCTCTGCAGCCAGGTCTTCCCAATTCACTCCGGTCGCGTCAGCGCGCTCAAGAAGCGGGTCGTCAATGTCGGTAATGTTCTGGCCGTAACGAGTTTCGAGGCCCGCGTCCCTCCACGCACGAAGGAGTAAATCGTAGGCAAGATACGTGGCCGCGTGACCAATATGCGTTGCGTCGTAAGGCGTAATGCCGCATACGTAGAGCGTGGCAACGGCGGGTTCGTCGGTCGACGGCACGAGCCGCTGCGTTGAGGTATCAAAGATAACCGGCACGAGGCCGCTCCCAGGTAGCACTGGGACAACTGGTGCGCTCCAAGACTGCACGGCGACTCTCCTAAGCGCTAATCACGCCGGTGGACAGCATCACAAGGAGCGCCCCTCCCAGCAGAATCCGGTAGACAACAAACGGCATAAAGCTTCGCTTCGAGATGTAGCGCATCAGGAACGCGATGATGAGGATACCAACGACAAACGCTATGAGTGTTGCGACAGCGGTTTCAGCTGCCCCAAACGGGCTCGCTACGCCGTGGTCTGAGAACAGCTTGTAGAAACCAGAGCCAAACACGGCTGGAATTGCCAACAAGAACGAATACCGGGCCGCAGACGGGCGATCGTACCCCATCAAGAGCCCCGCAGTAATGGTGCCGCCAGAACGAGAGACGCCGGGAATAAGCGCGAGAGCCTGGGCAAAACCGTAGATAATGCCGTGCTTTGCCGTCATGTCGTTAAGAGTCAGAGTCTTCTTGCCAACGTAGTCGGCGACACCGAGGATGATGCCAAACACGATCAGCGTGCCGGCAACGATCCAGAGCGAACGCAGGGTCGTGTCGATTGCATCCTGGAACAGGACTCCGAGCACAACAATTGGAAGGCTGCCGAGGATGATCCACCAGCCCATAAGCGCATCAGGATCGCGGCGGGGCACCTTGCCAACGAGTGACTTGCACCAGTGGCCGATGATTCGCACGATGTCTTTCCAGAAGAACACCACAACGGCTGCTTCGGTACCGAGCTGCGTAATGGCAGTGAACGCCGCTCCAGGGTCTCCCCCGTTTGGAAGGAACTCACCAACGATACGAAGGTGGGCGCTTGACGAAATTGGCAAGAACTCGGTCAATCCCTGAACCAGGCCAAGGATGATCGCCTCAAAAAAACCCATGTTGTTCCTCTATCTGTCGACCATTTGTCCAAGCACAAAGCCCGTTTTGGCCCAGCAACCTAGGTTAGTACGTCGACAGGAGGTCCGTGAGTACACGGTGCCCAAAATCGAGGGATGCAAGCGGCACCCGCTCGTCAACGCCGTGGAACATTCCGGGGAAATCGAGGTCTGCCGGGAGCTGTAGCGGGGCAAAGCCGTAGCCAACAATTCCCAGCTTACTCAGAGCCTTGTTGTCCGTTCCGCCGGAGAGCAGGTACGGGAGCACCTTGGCGCCGGGGTCGTGGGCTTCGAGGGAGCCAACCATGGCATCCACCAGCGGGCCCTCAAACGGGCTGTTGAGACCAACGTCGCGGTGAGAGATCGAAATTTCTATGTCGTCGCCAACAATTTCTCGGATCGTCGCAAGCACGGTTTCCTCGTCGCCGGCAAAGGCTCGCACATCCACGAGGGCCTCGGCGCTGTCAGGAATCACGTTGTGCTTATAGCCAGCCGTCAACACCGTTGGATTGGATGTGGTGCGAAGCGAGGCGTGAATAAAGCCAGACGCTGCCCCGGTGGCCAACACAATTTCTTCTGGGCCAACCTGCTGGGGGTCAACGCCAAGCAGGTTGGCAAGCTCGTCAACAAGCGTACGAGTGGTGTCGGTGAGGTGCAGCGGCCATTCGTGGCGTCCGAGCGCGGCGACTGCCTCGGCCAGACGGGTGATGGCGTTGTTGTGAATCACCCGAGATCCGTGCGCGGCAACGCCTTTGGCAGTGAGTTTGATCCAGAGGAGTGCCTTCTCTCCGGTTTGCAGGAGGTATGCGCGCTGATTATTGACGGTGATCGAGTAACCACCAACCTCGCTGATGGCTTCCGTTGCGCCGGCAAACAGG
The DNA window shown above is from Lysinibacter cavernae and carries:
- the tatC gene encoding twin-arginine translocase subunit TatC, whose protein sequence is MSLGQHLIELRKRLFRAAIAIVLCMVVGWFLSDFVWDALREPIFTIAEQQNREAELNYADITGAFDLKLQISLIIGFVLSAPFWLYQVWAFLSPGLKRNEKRYAIAFLAAAVPLFFAGCYAGWIVFPNIVNLMTGFAPAEDAARLNARQYFDFALRLIIVVGVAFVLPVLLVLLNFVGVLTAKSIIKSWRVAILVIVLFTAMATPAADVLSMLFLAIPMILLYLLAAGIAYLHDRRLAKKQKGLLADYDLTDPA
- the lnt gene encoding apolipoprotein N-acyltransferase, coding for MPDSRSDHQGLPSSASVLIQNRWLAGALAILGGLLLDVASPELAWWPVAFPAIALLIAPLWGRTFWAGALLGLLGGAAFWMPNIFWLTLYLGPVPWAALAAFMMFWHVVFGALIALVTRYLPRLFRHRNGVTLALLPVVLAGLWLAKETVAGSWPYGGFGWGRVAVTQSNGPLGALASWIGISGLSFVMVFLVSFILCAVALYRQQLVAPGQYVTAPRILVLAPVLLGLMLSVVPVYALPVEGTVRIGAVQGNTKSGIFDDRQPWDSINSHFTESLTLADSNVDLVVWPEGASDLDPNRVEDAASMIETLARDLDVPIVFGTITKDGDRYFNSSLVWEAGRGVVGQYDKKHPVPFAEYMPHRDFYHALAPDLVDMVQLEYTPGTRPATVDIGDWRVGLSICFDIVDDSLAREMVNTDAEFILAQTNNADFGHTDESVQQLAIAQLRAIETGRTVVNISTVGTSAVILPDGSFADRLDTHVPGTMVEDIDRVSGVTPGIAIGLPLQTILLIIAALGAVSAAVVAIGNTIRIRRTRNTSLTEKDAQPE
- a CDS encoding RNA polymerase-binding protein RbpA, with protein sequence MAERTLRGARIGSTSLQSEVGVHYSERKTVTYQAEDGTTFDVTFSIDAEVPEHWTDLPTGKVGILLDSGGDPIVPADAGEEKVARSHWDMLLERRSREELEELLNERLAYLRSRRGTGDPIDK
- a CDS encoding DEAD/DEAH box helicase is translated as MTVHDDQELSPAERYARAAQGAKHPRTREFITMSEFGLDPFQVAACESVEDGNSVLVAAPTGAGKTVVAEFAIFLAMSGATDKVFYTAPIKALSNQKFNELVAEYGPENVGLLTGDTNVNATARIVVMTTEVLRNMLYADSTLLRNLSCVVMDEVHYLADRFRGAVWEEIIIHLPASVAMVSLSATVSNAEEFGDWLQAVRGNTDVIVSEHRPVPLDQHVVTRSGLTELFDPVGGDATSADARVNPELVRLAQSEARGRPNQGGGRNQRGRNQRGREQGTRRHDYKTSLSPRRSEVVADLWDARLLPAIFFIFSRVGCDQAVQQLLRDGISLTTQQEADEIREIVEERTKDIPDADLAVLGYWEWLSGLERGIAAHHAGMLPAFKEIVEELFKKRLVLIVFATETLALGINMPARSVVLEKLEKFNGEARVPITPGEYTQLTGRAGRRGIDVEGHSVLVWHDGFDPHAAAALASRRSYPMNSSFRPTYNMAVNLIDRYGRERTREILESSFAQFQADRAVVSMARTVRQYEDSLEGYETSMACDRGDFISYARIREELGRWERLSVRGTATPAGDQAERAAQINRLRAEMKQHPCHSCKDRELHARWAERWVKLNAKKQDLSRQIASRTGAVATVFDRVTDVLTELGYLEVSTAVAETSLPDAALDDTTSAQPSSQESSVVLGEWGRTLKRIYGERDLLIAECLRNDYWKGIDVPAMAALCAALVYEPRREESVGENYLPKGPFREALRLTTEAWARLDDVERRHKLPGTDQPALGLCNAMYAWARGDNLSLVLREADMAAGDFVRSTKQTVDLLEQVAIVAPAATAKVARKAVEALRTGIVAYSSVVEA
- the tatA gene encoding twin-arginine translocase TatA/TatE family subunit; this translates as MLANFGGWHAVIIILVVLLLFGATKLPALARSMGQSMKIFKNEIKSDNVPDASAPNAAAGQAPAAPGTVANGAAQNVAPEAAAPSDGTQPNTPTQH